The following proteins are co-located in the Plasmodium brasilianum strain Bolivian I chromosome 11, whole genome shotgun sequence genome:
- a CDS encoding heptatricopeptide repeat-containing protein, translated as MMKKGKTGCKKERKNDENAENAANTANTANTANTANYANASNAANAAKWKNGIMFNYFLKSFNKCKSRVDVTHLSKQFLKNIFLFNTHEIALCLNKFSKIQFEDKIFWNNVCHILTTKNSTLLQNFKRREVGQRVDQQVGGEVSAEVSAEDSAQVEHIDQFSSSDIQHEDQTGGGRKEHHYEEEQYYENHAERVKDRGISRMEFNKEWTAKEEVKKSTDKMVDYFTMEELCLVLNALAKVNVKNEEILNLASNKIISEIDLNKHIINAIKSIDYFTSNGDKKKAANEGEPTNEKKNMHNLLQTISRKYEHVNKNLTEKDVSVLIEIMLSQENMMDKKKEGTTCPLTRGEHVVSTHNYSTDEYNKICTTGMGKRKNNDIICEDMKNLKKKVISSLKKMNYISEQSIALILNAYSRSLIKNKALLDILKVIIILKIKKENYKCSDIFISSVSHSYSSFYYKDKLLFNILAEYTYNNIDSISIKALVIIMNSFVNIGIVNIPLFNASLNKFAKIETINSLSNQCTSNIITILTKSYKYLDKAKIHFIIKTIIKRIKKEYSNYSVIYQQKYKQINIYGNKDRGNDKIRIPPSFSIKGKEQQTGDENYASEYYDEKYTRACYKDEKYSHSYYNEQNYKEKGERVSGGQNKKRLFERTPNKYNSKCLQNGRTNFLAGFLIKHLTNILNNLSKLNYADSNLFEIFSDLILKNQKNMNKLDFLNIISSYARFLYINKDMYELIKVNSIKYITSKDLKYVEFINLFTSVGTFYIIEKSQNKCLNKLENTGFKDIIHLMINRLKEGIHSPGITTTMDAKASEGVGASAKSYPHVCTEQRMDICTEHDGRVDLFISSKSGSPFLSTNYHTFDEQKGNLSKSSLRNDYFKHALYKNCNSYNYSTIKYKNILDNLSLNHVCSIMSTLGKLHMHDKIIYEQCIKNIKKKIFKMNAKCLAIYLLYVSKFNLTPDSYITAVISRCFKVLHVMQQKNEKNNIYDKLKNLYIQLQTNDIVNPVYIVRCLIKSDLNYRNNIYIIYHYMKIIYSIIRMDSLSTNKEKPFTSPPSNIVKIDESDLEENNMVRDRKLNVQSCCVLINSIAFLNTHLHFNHDKYFKLISFLLFYSFKYIFERLELQDPINDLLYNITQVQQINKIKNEIKKKNDSASIRQIYMTILILFHLNSLSFPYSKKKKLKESNISIYSINLLKFFFFFLKYNPFTHFEKYTSIYNSMNNNKRLTIYKEEEYTPFVHNKNVRLTNGKMPHISNIETVVFYAIVNILKKKNQYNSNSLSSTVKVYMYTIDILIMRKGW; from the exons ATGatgaaaaaagggaaaacaG GTTGCAAAAAGGAACGTAAAAACGACGAGAATGCGGAAAATGCCGCAAACACCGCAAACACCGCAAACACCGCAAACACCGCAAACTACGCAAACGCCTCAAACGCCGCAAACGCCGCAAAGTGGAAAAACGGAATAATGTTCAACTACTTTTTGAAAAGCTTCAACAAGTGCAAAAGCAGAGTTGACGTGACCCACCTGAGCAAGCAGTTTCTGAAGAACATTTTTCTCTTCAATACGCACGAAATAGCATTGTgcttaaataaattttcgaAGATACAATTTGAAGATAAGATATTTTGGAATAATGTATGTCACATATTAACTACTAAGAATAGCACACTCTTGCAAAACTTTAAAAGGAGAGAAGTTGGTCAAAGGGTTGATCAACAAGTCGGTGGAGAAGTGAGTGCAGAAGTTAGTGCAGAAGATAGTGCCCAGGTTGAGCATATCGATCAGTTCTCCAGTAGTGATATACAGCATGAAGACCAAACAGGGGGGGGCAGGAAAGAACACCATTATGAGGAAGAGCAGTACTATGAAAACCATGCTGAGAGGGTGAAGGACAGAGGAATAAGCAGAATGGAGTTCAACAAAGAATGGACAGCTAAAGAAGAAGTAAAGAAGAGCACTGATAAAATGGTGGATTATTTTACCATGGAGGAATTGTGCTTAGTTCTCAACGCGTTAGCAAAAGTTAacgtaaaaaatgaagaaattttaaatctTGCATCGAATAAAATAATCAGCGAAATAGACTtgaataaacatattataaacGCAATCAAATCGATTGACTACTTTACAAGTAATggtgataaaaaaaaagctgcTAACGAAGGTGAACCtacaaatgaaaagaaaaatatgcataatttaTTGCAAACTATTTcaagaaaatatgaacatgtaaataaaaatttaaccGAGAAGGATGTTAGCGTACTCATCGAAATAATGCTCTCTCAAGAGAACATGATggataagaaaaaagaaggtaCTACATGTCCGCTAACTCGAGGTGAACATGTAGTGTCAACACATAATTATTCAAcagatgaatataataaaatttgtacCACAGGAAtgggaaaaagaaagaacaaTGATATCATTTGTGAggatatgaaaaatttgaaaaaaaaagtaatcagtagcttaaaaaaaatgaactacATAAGTGAACAAAGTATtgctttaattttaaatgcaTATAGCAGATccttaataaaaaacaaagcaCTATTAGATATACTTAAAGTaatcataatattaaaaataaaaaaggaaaattataaatgctCTGATATCTTTATTAGTAGTGTTTCCCATTcttattcttctttttattataaagatAAACTACTATTCAATATATTGGctgaatatacatataataatatagacAGTATAAGCATAAAAGCGCTTGTTATAATCATGAATAGCTTTGTTAATATAGGTATTGTGAACATACCCCTATTTAATGCAAGTTTAAATAAATTCGCAAAGATAGAAACAATTAATAGTTTATCTAATCAATGTACAAgcaatattattactattcttACCAAGTCATACAAATACTTAGACAAAGCAAAGATACATTTTATCATTAAGACCATAATTAAAAGGATTAAAAAAGAGTACAGTAATTACTCCGTGATATATcagcaaaaatataaacaaattaatatatatgggaATAAAGACAGgggaaatgataaaatacgTATTCCTCCATCTTTCTCTATAAAGGGGAAAGAACAGCAAACCGGCGATGAAAATTATGCAAGTGAATATtatgatgaaaaatatacacgCGCATGTTATAAGGACGAAAAGTATTCACATTCATATTATAACGAACAAAATTACAAGGAGAAGGGAGAAAGAGTATCGGGTGGACAGAACAAGAAGCGACTTTTCGAGCGCACACCGAATAAGTACAACTCAAAATGTCTGCAAAATGGAAGAACTAATTTCCTTGCGGGATTCTTAATTAAACATTTGACAAATATCCTGAACAATCTGAGCAAGCTAAATTATGCGGATTCgaatttatttgaaatattttctgacctaattttaaaaaatcagaaaaatatgaacaaactAGATTTCCTTAACATTATAAGTTCATACGCTAGGTTTCTCTACATAAATAAAGACATGTATGAACTGATAAAAGTTAACTCCATAAAGTATATCACAAGTAAGGATTTAAAATACGTTGAATTTATAAACTTATTTACAAGTGTTGGTACGTTTTATATAATTGAGAAGAGCCAAAATAAGTGCCTGAACAAGTTAGAAAATACAGGATTTAAAGATATCATCCACTTGATGATTAATAGACTTAAAGAGGGTATACATTCTCCAGGAATAACCACCACAATGGATGCAAAGGCGAGCGAAGGGGTAGGCGCTAGTGCTAAGTCATATCCTCATGTATGTACCGAACAGCGCATGGATATATGTACAGAACATGATGGCAGGGTAGACTTATTTATCAGCTCCAAAAGTGGTTCTCCATTTCTTAGTACCAACTATCATACATTTGATGAACAAAAGGGTAACCTTAGCAAGAGCAGCTTAAGGAATGATTATTTCAAACACGCtttgtataaaaattgtaatagttataattattctactataaaatataaaaacattttagaTAATTTGAGTTTAAATCATGTGTGCAGTATCATGTCAACCCTTGGAAAATTACATATGcatgataaaataatttatgaacagtgcataaaaaatataaaaaaaaaaattttcaaaatgaatGCTAAGTGTTTGGctatatatctattatatGTAAGTAAGTTCAACTTAACCCCTGATAGTTATATCACAGCGGTTATTTCAAGATGTTTTAAGGTTCTGCATGTGATGCAacagaaaaatgaaaaaaacaatatatatgacaaattgaaaaatttatatatacagcTTCAGACGAATGATATTGTAAACCCAGTGTACATAGTTAGATGTCTAATAAAGAGCGATTTGaattatagaaataatatatatataatttatcattatatgaaaattatttactcCATAATTAGAATGGACAGCCTCAGTACAAACAAAGAGAAACCCTTTACTTCCCCTCCAAgtaatatagtaaaaatagaTGAATCCGACTTAGAAGAAAACAATATGGTAAGGGATAGAAAACTAAACGTTCAAAGCTGCTGTGTACTAATTAATAGTATAGCTTTTCTAAACACTCACCTCCATTTTAACCATGACAAATACTTTAAACTGATttcgtttttattattctattcatttaaatatatatttgaacgGTTAGAATTACAAGACCCAATAAATGACTTACTATACAATATAACACAAGtacaacaaataaataaaataaaaaatgaaattaaaaaaaaaaatgattcaGCAAGTATACGTCAAATTTACATGactattttaatattgttCCATTTGAATTCTTTAAGCTTCccttattcaaaaaaaaaaaaattaaaagaatcgAATATTTCTATCTATTCTAtcaatttgttaaaatttttttttttctttctcaaGTATAATCCATTTACTCACTTCGAAAAATATACATCTATATATAACtcaatgaataataataaaaggcTCACCATTTATAAGGAAGAAGAATATACTCCTTTTGTTCATAACAAAAATGTACGTCTAACCAATGGAAAGATGCCTCATATTTCAAATATAGAGACTGTTGTCTTTTACgcaattgtaaatatattgaaaaagaaaaatcaatataacagtaatagttTGTCTTCTACAGTTAAAGTTTATATGTACACCATcgatatattaattatgcGCAAGGGGTGGTAG
- a CDS encoding hypothetical protein (conserved Plasmodium protein) has translation MERATNGESNKWREQQMERTANGKSSKWKEQQMERATNGESNKWREQQMERAANGKSNKWREQQMERATNGENSKWKEQQMERAANGKSSKWKEQQMERAANGKSNKWREDGTRIKKIRNVSENDMIHKHKNLKYPYFKMKKMGSYSEIRKNNNFLFNRDIEIVYDPRYTSVFVKLKDIISLNLKGLTIREKCSEGLSFEIYDCLQNKILIMRKNEDIEAEEIFKEMLDKLLQSG, from the exons ATGGAGAGAGCAACAAATGGAGAGAGCAACAAATGGAGAGAGCAACAAATGGAGAGAACAGCAAATGGAAAGAGCAGCAAATGGAAAGAGCAACAAATGGAGAGAGCAACAAATGGAGAGAGCAACAAATGGAGAGAACAGCAAATGGAAAGAGCAGCAAATGGAAAGAGCAACAAATGGAGAGAGCAACAAATGGAGAGAGCAACAAATGGAGAGAACAGCAAATGGAAAGAGCAGCAAATGGAAAGAGCAGCAAATGGAAAGAGTAGCAAATGGAAAGAGCAGCAAATGGAGAGAGCAGCAAATGGAAAGAGCAACAAATGGAGGGA AGACGGAACAAGAATAAAGAAGATACGAAATGTCAGTGAAAACGATATGATTCATAAACACAAGAATTTGAAATAtccttattttaaaatgaaaaaaatgggCTCCTATAGTGAAATAcggaaaaataataattttctttttaatcgTGATATTGAAATTGTATATGACCCCAGGTATACCTCTGTTTTTGTAAAGTTAAAGGACATCATTTCGCTTAATCTTAAAG gacTAACTATAAGGGAAAAATGCTCGGAGGGGTTGTCGTTTGAAATATATGACTGCTTACAAAATAAGATATTAATCATGAGGAAAAACGAAG ACATAGAAGCTGAGGAGATATTCAAGGAGATGCTCGACAAGTTGCTACAAAGCGGCTGA